The sequence below is a genomic window from Dyadobacter chenwenxiniae.
CCGGAGTTCATGCCTATACGCAAGCATTGCGTTTGCAGTTGGAGGACACCAATGTAAAAGTATTTGAAATGATTCCGCCCGGTGTCAAAACGAACCTTCAAAACGATTGGGTGTTAAAACCTAGTCCCGGCATGATGATGGACGTTGACAAGATGGTAGGGGTTGCAATCAAGGGTTTTTTAAAAGATCAGCCAGAGCTTAAACCAACGATGATCAGCGTGATCAAATTTGCAAGCCGGCTTGTTCCAAAGACTTTGATAAAATATGGACATCAGGAATTTAAGAAAATCAAAGCGCTACAAAACCGTAGTTTAAAATGAATTGATCGTTTTTTATCAGTAATCTGCAAGACCTTTGAATTGATGACATTGTAATATGGAAAATACGAAACCCTACCGGATACAATCCATTACGGAAATCCATCGCCTGATGGGCCTGGAAAAACCATACCATCCACTAATAGGCCTCATTGATTTGGCCGGACTAAAAAATGATACAGGGCTGGATGCAGTCGTATTTGACTTGTATGTCATCTCAATGAAAAGGGGATGTGACAAACTATTCTATGGACAGCAGAAATATGATTTCGACGAAGGATTGATGGCCTTCATGTCTCCCGGGCAGGTTTTGCGCGGTGAAGAGAATGGTGTGCCGCACAAGCTCGAAGGCTGGATGCTCTTTATCCATCCGGATTTTTTATGGAATACCACGCTTGCAAAAAAAATTAAGCAGTACGAGTATTTTGGATATACAACGAATGAGGCGTTATTCCTTTCAGACCACGAGGAAGCCCTGGTCAACGGCATTATTGCCAACATCAAAAACGAATACAAATCCAACATTGATAAATTCAGTCAGGATGTAATCATTGCGCAACTGGAACTGCTGCTTACCTATGCGCAACGTTTTTATGAACGCCAGTTCATTACCAGAAAAATAACCAGCAGCAGAACTTTGGAGCGAATGGAAGCGGTTTTGACCGAATATTTTAATGACGATGACCTGGTGTCAAAGGGATTACCAACGGTCAAACACGTTGCGGAGAAACTTAATGTTTCAGCTAAATACTTAGCCAGTTTGCTCAAGCAATTAACCGGCCAGACTACCCAGCAACATATCCACGAAAAGCTGGTAGAAAAGGCCAAGGAGAAATTATCCACGACAGAATTGACGGTGAGCGAAGTTGCCTATGAACTGGGCTTTGAACATTCGCAATCGTTCAATAAGCTCTTTAAGGCAAAGACAAAACAAAGCCCGCTGGAATTCAGGCAATCCTTTAACTGACTTCGTCGGTCGGGTTGCATGGATAGCATGCTGTGATGGCCGGAATATAATGGCGACGTATATGTCTAACAGTTAATGCTCGTGACATTCGTCCCCAGTGGGTCGCATGTAATAGGAAAATGTCAATATAGTGTACAGTTGTTTGAGAATAACTCCCCGTACCATTCGGGGAGGCATTTTGATCGTCATAAAGCCCTAACATTGTTTGAATAACCAATCTTCCTTTTCACTCCAATAGAGGGCGTTTATACACCCGTCGATCAGTGCCTTTGCAATTTTTGGATTAACAACAAATCAGAATCAAATGAAAACAAAAAGTAGGGTGAAGACCCAGGTTATAACCGTGTTTCTTAGCATGGTCAGTGTACTATCCTTCGCACAAACGGCAGGAAGTTTTAAAGGGAAAATTTTAGATCAGTCCACCAAACAACCTATTGTCGGTGCAACAATCCAAATCGATCAAACACAATTGGGGACCAATACGGATACAACGGGATTATTTGCCATCAATCATATTCCTGCCGGCACTTATGCAGTCAATATCTCATGTGTAGGTTTTCAAACAAAACATATTAGTGAAATTGTCATTACATCCGGTAAAACTTACTATACCGAGATAGAGGTTTTGGAAGAAATAGCCAGCTTGAATGAAGCCACGGTTAAAGCATTCAAAGGCGAAAACAACCCATTAACACCCGTTTCGGCTTTTTCTCTTTCAAGAGAAGAAATTTTCCGGAACCCCGGCGCACAGGGCGACATCATGAGGGCTTTGGCAAGTTTGCCCGGTGTGGTGAGCAGCGGAGCCCAGTATTCTGCTATTGCAGCAAGGGGGCAGGGGACCCAAGACAATGTGTATATGGTAGATGATATCCCTATGTTTAATTTATCCCACATGGAAGCCGAAGGGTTTTCTTCCGGTTTCAATGACCCCAATGGGGGCAGGTTTAGCATTTTTGCTCCTAGAATTATCGATAATGTACAATTTCAAAATGGAGGCTTCGATGCGGTATACGGGAGAAAATCATCGTCTTATCTCGGTCTTGGCATTAAAGAAGGCAACAAAGAAACCTGGTCGTTTGTGGGGCAGTTTGATCTCTTGGGAGGAACTGTATTTGCTGATGGTCCTATTTCTAAAAAAACGAGTGTTTTCGCATCGGCGAGGTATCAGAATTTTGGCTTGCTGCAAAGAGTGTTAAGTATGGAAAACCCTACAAGTGTTGGTTTTGGCGATTATCTTGTTAAAACGACAACACAAATCAATGCTAAAAATAAGCTCTCATTGATAGCTATGTATAATCCTGAAACGCCACGCAGGGGCATTGAGGATGTTGGATCTGGCTATAATATAAACGATGATAACAGCTTGGGTACAATACTTTTTGATCATAGAAGCACTAAAACTTTGGTAGGACTGAATTTGCGGACTTTGATTGATAGCAAGAGTTATATCAAAAATGTACTTTATTTCCGCTCCTCAACAGTTGATAATACTTTTGGAAATTTCACCCCATCATTGGATGAAGAAGGTGTAATACTCGACCCGAGATTTGGAAGATATGAGGATGATTTACGTCGGATAAAAAACAATCAGGCTGAAATAGGCTATCGTTCCATTTATACAAAACGCTTTGACAAGCTGACAGTTACCGCAGGTATAGATGCGATGGCGATCAATCTGGATCACGAAAGAAACATTACACGTACCGATACAGTATACACTTTCCGCAGCACCGACCCACGGCCGGGCCCTGGCCAGTACTACCAGATTTTGGATCCGTCGCTTTATAATTCAACATTTGAGAAAACCGCTTTCAACGGTTCGGGTTATATAGCTGCATCGTGGAAGGTTGCCAACGGCTTTACGCTAAATCCTAGTATCCGTTACGATTATACGGGCTTTACAGAGCAGCATACCATATCGCCCCGATTGAGTGGTAGCGTTTTGCTGGGTGATAAACAAAGCATCAATT
It includes:
- a CDS encoding helix-turn-helix domain-containing protein, with the translated sequence MENTKPYRIQSITEIHRLMGLEKPYHPLIGLIDLAGLKNDTGLDAVVFDLYVISMKRGCDKLFYGQQKYDFDEGLMAFMSPGQVLRGEENGVPHKLEGWMLFIHPDFLWNTTLAKKIKQYEYFGYTTNEALFLSDHEEALVNGIIANIKNEYKSNIDKFSQDVIIAQLELLLTYAQRFYERQFITRKITSSRTLERMEAVLTEYFNDDDLVSKGLPTVKHVAEKLNVSAKYLASLLKQLTGQTTQQHIHEKLVEKAKEKLSTTELTVSEVAYELGFEHSQSFNKLFKAKTKQSPLEFRQSFN
- a CDS encoding TonB-dependent receptor — translated: MKTKSRVKTQVITVFLSMVSVLSFAQTAGSFKGKILDQSTKQPIVGATIQIDQTQLGTNTDTTGLFAINHIPAGTYAVNISCVGFQTKHISEIVITSGKTYYTEIEVLEEIASLNEATVKAFKGENNPLTPVSAFSLSREEIFRNPGAQGDIMRALASLPGVVSSGAQYSAIAARGQGTQDNVYMVDDIPMFNLSHMEAEGFSSGFNDPNGGRFSIFAPRIIDNVQFQNGGFDAVYGRKSSSYLGLGIKEGNKETWSFVGQFDLLGGTVFADGPISKKTSVFASARYQNFGLLQRVLSMENPTSVGFGDYLVKTTTQINAKNKLSLIAMYNPETPRRGIEDVGSGYNINDDNSLGTILFDHRSTKTLVGLNLRTLIDSKSYIKNVLYFRSSTVDNTFGNFTPSLDEEGVILDPRFGRYEDDLRRIKNNQAEIGYRSIYTKRFDKLTVTAGIDAMAINLDHERNITRTDTVYTFRSTDPRPGPGQYYQILDPSLYNSTFEKTAFNGSGYIAASWKVANGFTLNPSIRYDYTGFTEQHTISPRLSGSVLLGDKQSINFSSGIYYQDAAYSDVAGQSGGNTLKNDRTFQNIIGYKYQFSGDLKLVVEGWHKQFDDLIVQPNRVQSYLNNNGTGYAYGGDVSVIKRLSQKWYGQVSYSYMQSKRDDNNGLGEYDYTFNIPHNFSLLGSFKPNEKWIFSGKFRYSTGRPIYAYIVHENVLNDPSKIRYSQEITAINGRRLADYVSLDIRVDYNVPMRKGMFSAFVDLANINNQFNVNAEIFLPQTGKVFNSGLGVFPTFGVRVEL